In Paenibacillus sonchi, a single genomic region encodes these proteins:
- a CDS encoding sensor histidine kinase, with the protein MKHPWKSRDNRPLQTSLTLDFLLFNCMLLLLVLGVYLFIQKDITHMILDKRLTDPNLPVEAGQYLDELGEGPRSAQLLHSGGWLELLDSNKQVIRVVGDKEDQIRSYDEDRLFLGLENRKDQPYYYSIAKIEGDGQAAWLLLKIPRDVIKVSIDNELLVSYLNHSVFFYVFLVSGLILLLIFVYSYWVTRRIKKPLRVLNLGLKQMMEGHYSTRIALYAETEFLRIGESFNYMADVIEKTTEEKRRAEKSKQRLMVDLSHDLKTPITSIQGYAQALMEGRGTDPERQTKYLNYIYSKSVQVTKLIQHMLELLKLDSPDFILRTERLELGDHLREIVADTYGEIEQKDFQLQLQVPEEEMYAHYDPELFASVVNNLISNALAYNPNGTHLRVSVFPEDTEIRIEIADNGVGIPKELWSTIFDPFVRGDEARSTASGGTGLGLSIAKKNAEKMGGSLELASREGEPTVFTIRVPK; encoded by the coding sequence TTGAAGCACCCGTGGAAAAGTAGAGACAACCGTCCGCTGCAGACATCGCTCACCCTGGATTTTCTGCTGTTCAACTGCATGCTGTTGCTGCTTGTGCTTGGAGTCTATCTTTTTATCCAGAAGGATATCACCCACATGATTCTTGACAAGCGGCTCACAGACCCGAATCTTCCGGTCGAAGCCGGTCAATATCTCGATGAGCTGGGCGAAGGGCCGCGGAGCGCCCAACTGCTGCACAGCGGAGGCTGGCTGGAGCTGCTTGATTCCAATAAGCAAGTGATCCGCGTCGTTGGAGATAAGGAGGACCAGATCCGATCTTACGATGAAGACCGTTTATTCCTGGGTCTGGAGAACCGTAAGGATCAGCCTTATTATTATTCGATTGCCAAAATAGAGGGAGACGGGCAGGCAGCCTGGCTGCTGCTCAAAATCCCCCGCGATGTGATCAAAGTGTCCATTGATAATGAATTGCTGGTTTCCTATTTGAACCATTCTGTATTTTTCTACGTATTTTTGGTCAGCGGGCTCATACTGCTGCTGATTTTTGTATATAGCTATTGGGTCACCAGACGCATCAAGAAGCCGCTGCGGGTGCTGAATCTCGGACTGAAGCAGATGATGGAGGGGCACTACAGCACGCGGATTGCCCTGTATGCGGAGACGGAATTTCTGCGGATCGGGGAAAGCTTCAATTACATGGCCGATGTGATTGAGAAGACTACGGAAGAGAAGCGGCGGGCCGAAAAAAGCAAGCAGCGGCTGATGGTAGACCTGTCTCATGATCTGAAAACACCGATTACAAGTATCCAGGGCTATGCACAGGCCTTAATGGAGGGCCGGGGGACCGACCCTGAACGGCAGACGAAATACTTGAATTATATTTACAGCAAATCCGTGCAGGTGACCAAGCTGATCCAGCATATGCTGGAGCTGCTGAAGCTGGACTCACCGGATTTCATTCTCCGCACGGAACGGCTTGAGCTGGGGGATCACCTGCGGGAGATCGTTGCCGACACCTACGGCGAAATCGAGCAAAAGGACTTCCAGCTTCAGCTTCAGGTTCCGGAAGAGGAAATGTATGCCCATTATGATCCGGAGCTGTTCGCAAGTGTTGTTAATAATCTGATCTCTAATGCGCTGGCTTACAATCCCAACGGCACACACCTGCGGGTAAGCGTCTTTCCTGAGGACACAGAGATTCGTATTGAGATTGCCGACAATGGGGTGGGCATTCCGAAGGAGCTCTGGTCCACGATCTTCGACCCGTTCGTCCGGGGAGATGAAGCCCGCAGCACCGCAAGCGGCGGAACCGGGCTGGGGTTATCCATCGCGAAGAAAAACGCCGAGAAGATGGGCGGTTCGCTGGAGCTTGCGAGCAGGGAGGGAGAACCGACGGTATTTACCATCCGGGTTCCGAAATAG
- a CDS encoding response regulator transcription factor, giving the protein MYTILIADDELEIVELLQLYLEKEYNILQAQNGNEALKLMQSHTVDLAILDIMMPGMDGLQLLKRIRENDHFPVLFLSAKSQYHDKILGLELGADDYISKPFNPLEIVARVGSMLRRVHEFDAPAVQEKKKEQIVLGRLLLDRSSCQVEVDGEPVALTSTEYKILELLMEQPGRVFTRKKIYEAVWEDFYVYEDNSIMVHISNIRDKIERDSKKPEYLKTIRGLGYKIEAPVEK; this is encoded by the coding sequence ATGTACACCATTCTGATTGCCGACGATGAATTGGAGATTGTTGAGCTTCTGCAGCTGTATCTGGAGAAGGAATACAACATTTTGCAAGCACAGAACGGGAACGAAGCTTTGAAGCTGATGCAGAGCCACACCGTGGACCTGGCGATTCTCGATATTATGATGCCGGGTATGGACGGGCTGCAGCTGCTCAAGCGAATCCGTGAAAATGATCATTTTCCAGTGCTGTTTCTATCAGCCAAAAGCCAATACCATGATAAAATCCTGGGCCTTGAACTGGGAGCGGATGATTATATCTCCAAGCCGTTCAACCCGCTGGAAATCGTTGCCCGTGTAGGTTCCATGCTGCGGCGGGTCCATGAGTTCGATGCTCCGGCCGTCCAGGAGAAGAAGAAGGAGCAGATTGTGCTCGGACGGTTGCTGCTTGACCGGAGCAGCTGTCAGGTTGAGGTGGACGGAGAACCGGTTGCACTGACCTCTACGGAATACAAAATCCTGGAGCTTCTGATGGAGCAGCCGGGCCGGGTATTCACCCGCAAAAAGATTTATGAAGCCGTCTGGGAAGACTTCTATGTTTATGAAGACAACAGTATTATGGTGCATATCAGCAATATCCGCGATAAGATCGAGCGCGATTCCAAGAAGCCGGAATACCTGAAGACGATCAGGGGATTGGGGTACAAAATTGAAGCACCCGTGGAAAAGTAG